In Phaseolus vulgaris cultivar G19833 chromosome 7, P. vulgaris v2.0, whole genome shotgun sequence, the genomic stretch TTCAACTATCTTTTCTGAGTTCATTAGCTTGATACAATCATCTTTGTAGAAGACTTTAGTAAGCACTTTTTTAAGCAGTTGAAAATCACACCAGGAAATCATCTCCTTACTTTTGTGGTGAAGGGTGCTTCTATTGTCTACCGTTTCTTGCTCAAATGCTTCTCATGCGTGGTTGTCTTGCATGgtttttaggatttttttgGCTGAGAAAACATATAAATATTGCATATTGCTCACTTTGTTACggtttcttttttatttcagaGACGCATGGGAGAACCACTTCGTGTATATATGGATCTTGAAGCTGGCCGACATAGATCAGGTGAAGAggatatatatattagttatcATGCTGAGGATGATGTACAATCAACCTATGCTGGTGCACTCTTTCACAGTGGTCGAAACTATCATGTCTCCAGTGATAAAAACAGAGTAAGTAATTTATCAAGAATATATTATTCAATCACAGATAACAAAAGATGGATTCACAGTAACATAACCCCATTTATCATTTGTAGGATATACTTGTTTATTGGTCTTCATCACGGTGTCTTTCTCAAAGGAATGAACTTGCCAAGAAACTCCTGAGCTTACTGCCTCATCATTCATTTGGCAAGTGCCTAAATAATGTTGGTGGTCTAGACGCAGCTCTTTCGCTTTATCCCGAATGCGCAAATGATGTCAATGTTACCCCAAAATGGTGGGATCATTTACATTGTGCCATGTCTCACTACAAGTTTGTTCTTGCCATTGAGAACACTTTTACAGAGAGTTATGTAACAGAGAAGTTATTCTATGCCTTGGACTCTGGTGCAGTTCCAATCTACTTTGGTGCACCAAATGTCATGGATTTCGTTCCTCCACATTCAATCATAGATGGTAGAAAATTCAACTCATTGCAAGAGTTGGCCTCGTATGTGAAGGCAGTTGCTAACGACCCAGTAGCCTATGCAGAATACCATGCATGGAGAAGGTGTGGTGTGCTGGGAAACTATGGAAAAACCCGAGCCATGAGCCTTGACACATTGCCATGCCGATTGTGTGAGGTTGTTAGCAGAAGAGGTGGAAGAAATGCAAGAACATAGGTTAAGTTTTTGGCTCTGCTTGAGAGAAATAGATGCATTGGATGCTTGCGACCTGTATAGAGGCACATTGCTTGTTTCTCTTAGCTAAGTAACATTTGAACTGTAAAGGAAACAAAATCACAAAGGCTTAACACACATGATGATGAAAAATAGTATGAATCATATtccatttgttttattttttttattttccctcCCCCTTTTCTGATAGATAGAAAGTGGTTGATGCCACCACCTACACTACAGTGAAGTGTTCTTGTTAATGTATACTTTTCTTAGAAAGTCGTGCATATGTGAACTTGCCATGGCAATTCATGCAATACCACTCCTCAACAAGTGTTCCACTTCTTGCCACAGCCTCTCGCACAAATGTATACAAATGCCATTGggatatataaaagaaaatgcaTTTTTCTTAAAATGGAATTTACCaaaaggtattttttttaataaccttctaataaatataaaaatatactaCAACAGgataaacaattttgttttaaaaagaaaaaaataagaacctttttaaattaattttagaaaagaaaaaaaaaacgagagagagagagtgaatGGGAGGAGGTGACGTGGAATGAGTGACATGGCAATGAAGATAGTTGAAAAAGTGGTGAAGAACCCAGCCGAACGCATGTCATAATATGAGACTGGGAAGCGAATGAGAAGTGGTTTGAGAGTATTTAAACATAAGAAAACCCATTTGATGAGAGTGTCTTTGAAAAGTGCTGCAAGGCTTCTTGTGGCGCATCCCGTTTCCAATTTGAGTGTGACGAATTTTTCACTCTCACGGTCTCACACATTAACACCAACCCTTGTTCTTCCTCTCCACTCTCACCGTCCCGCCAAAACCCTCGTTCGAATCGCCGCGCCGTCGTTTCGGAATTGCGGTTGCGCACCAATGTCTACGTTTCAGGTCCGTGATAGAATCGACCTCTCAGACATCGAGAGAAGCATCTTCGATAGGCTTCTCGCCACTCTTCGCCACTTTCACCTCGAAACTCAGCTCCGAGTCGCCGGTGGCTGGGTTCGCGACAAGGTCACACACTCCATTAATTTTCAGCCCTATTTCCttccttgtttttcttcttGTCTTCTTTTGATTTTTTCTGTTCTGCAGCTTCTGGGAAAAGAGTGCTATGACATCGATATCGCTCTGGACAATATGATGGGAACTGAGTTTGTGGATAAGGTTAGGGAGTACTTGTTGACCATCGGCGAAGATGCACAGGGAGTTTGTGTCATCGAgaggtttttttttgtttctttttcttttgtgtttCTTTACAGGTCTTGTTGCTGGACTAGGTTGTGATTGTCAAACAGGCCATACTAACTTACTGCCGTA encodes the following:
- the LOC137827778 gene encoding alpha-(1,4)-fucosyltransferase produces the protein MPVPPKPINTFAITIMLTFTFFLLFFSGFLQFPSVSSSFPPISRPITPQAAEPFTDLVGAFRKWDSQVGCARFKEKPNGVPLNQSKVASLQEIGNCAGLKLNHVSVLVKGWTWIPDNLDNLYSCTCGLSCLWTKSPVLADKPDALLFETTTPPVQRRMGEPLRVYMDLEAGRHRSGEEDIYISYHAEDDVQSTYAGALFHSGRNYHVSSDKNRDILVYWSSSRCLSQRNELAKKLLSLLPHHSFGKCLNNVGGLDAALSLYPECANDVNVTPKWWDHLHCAMSHYKFVLAIENTFTESYVTEKLFYALDSGAVPIYFGAPNVMDFVPPHSIIDGRKFNSLQELASYVKAVANDPVAYAEYHAWRRCGVLGNYGKTRAMSLDTLPCRLCEVVSRRGGRNART